A single window of Microbacterium oryzae DNA harbors:
- a CDS encoding metal-sulfur cluster assembly factor, whose product MSATLTPEKYDDVIEALKEVMDPELGVNVVDLGLIYDLAWDDENDALVIHMTLTSAGCPLTDVLEEQTAQALDGVVDRFRINWVWMPPWGPERITDDGRDMMRALGFAI is encoded by the coding sequence ATGTCAGCCACTCTCACTCCCGAGAAGTACGACGACGTCATCGAGGCGCTCAAGGAGGTCATGGACCCCGAGCTCGGCGTCAACGTGGTCGACCTCGGGCTCATCTACGACCTCGCCTGGGATGACGAGAACGACGCCCTGGTCATCCACATGACGCTCACGAGCGCCGGCTGCCCGCTGACCGACGTGCTCGAGGAGCAGACCGCACAGGCGCTGGACGGCGTCGTGGACCGCTTCCGCATCAACTGGGTGTGGATGCCGCCGTGGGGTCCGGAGCGGATCACCGACGACGGCCGCGACATGATGCGCGCGCTCGGTTTCGCGATCTGA
- a CDS encoding MalY/PatB family protein, with translation MTTPLEALPLDQLRTRTSTKWATYPEDVLPLFVAETDFALAPAIAETLMAAVERGDTGYVPPKTGYPDAFAAFAERRFGWHVDPARVRTTCDVMMGVAEAIRAVATAGEGVIVTPPVYPPFFAVHDESGTHAVRVPLAETESGWQLDLDGIDAAFAAGARAILLCNPHNPTGTVHSRESLAALAEIAARHGAWVISDEIHAPLTLPGAEFTPFLAASDTAAEVGVAIMSASKAFNLAGLKCAHFVTASDAAQAVVSRIPMEVEWRTGLFGIMAGIAAFRDGDNWLDALLARLDANRGLLVDLLAEHVPGARYRPGQAGFLAWVDLRELGWGDDPSRTILTEAKVALNPGPAFGEQGRGFARINYGTGPEILEQAVRRIGALVAS, from the coding sequence GTGACGACGCCCCTGGAAGCCCTGCCGCTGGATCAGCTGAGAACCCGGACGAGCACGAAATGGGCCACGTACCCCGAGGACGTGCTGCCGCTGTTCGTCGCCGAGACCGACTTCGCCCTCGCTCCCGCGATCGCCGAGACGTTGATGGCCGCGGTCGAACGCGGCGACACCGGCTACGTGCCGCCGAAGACCGGCTACCCCGACGCCTTCGCGGCCTTCGCCGAGCGCCGGTTCGGGTGGCACGTCGACCCGGCCCGCGTGCGCACGACGTGCGACGTCATGATGGGCGTGGCCGAGGCCATCCGCGCGGTCGCCACAGCGGGGGAGGGCGTCATCGTCACGCCGCCGGTGTACCCGCCGTTCTTCGCCGTGCACGACGAGTCCGGCACGCACGCCGTGCGGGTTCCGCTCGCCGAGACCGAGAGCGGATGGCAGCTAGACCTGGACGGGATCGACGCGGCCTTCGCGGCCGGCGCCCGAGCCATCCTGCTCTGCAACCCGCACAACCCCACCGGCACCGTGCACTCCCGCGAGAGCCTCGCCGCCCTCGCCGAGATCGCCGCGCGGCACGGCGCCTGGGTCATCAGCGACGAGATCCACGCTCCGCTGACCCTGCCCGGCGCGGAGTTCACGCCGTTCCTCGCCGCGAGCGACACGGCGGCGGAGGTCGGCGTCGCGATCATGAGCGCGAGCAAGGCGTTCAACCTCGCCGGCCTGAAGTGCGCGCACTTCGTGACGGCATCGGACGCCGCGCAGGCGGTCGTCTCGCGCATCCCGATGGAGGTGGAGTGGCGGACCGGGCTCTTCGGCATCATGGCCGGCATCGCCGCGTTCCGGGATGGCGACAACTGGCTCGACGCGCTGCTCGCGCGGCTCGACGCGAACCGCGGTCTCCTCGTCGACCTGCTCGCCGAGCACGTGCCCGGCGCACGCTACCGGCCTGGTCAGGCCGGGTTCCTCGCGTGGGTCGACCTGCGCGAGCTCGGCTGGGGCGACGACCCGTCGCGCACCATCCTCACGGAGGCGAAGGTCGCGCTGAACCCCGGTCCGGCGTTCGGCGAGCAAGGCCGAGGCTTCGCGCGCATCAACTACGGGACGGGTCCGGAGATCCTCGAGCAGGCCGTGAGGCGCATCGGCGCGCTCGTCGCGTCGTGA